One window from the genome of Eucalyptus grandis isolate ANBG69807.140 chromosome 7, ASM1654582v1, whole genome shotgun sequence encodes:
- the LOC120295752 gene encoding uncharacterized protein LOC120295752 isoform X1 gives MSKEMVKVVGIKFMRLFEFPELIRKWHSELNPLKSYWQLQTLIVDKCPSFINVIPSKLMLALEEMRSLQVGNCESLEEIFDLEGLDPDKSTQVLPGLWNINLINLPKLRQLWNKDLQGMMCFNSLYSLTLYKCNNLRHVFVSSMARCLANIRRMKIKGCGQMEGVIKDEEGLGSAVEKITFLKLTSIQLKHLPNLTSFLSGKNPTLDCPKMEYLNIAHCPQMRSLTWQSSVDIDHGTSSLFTPQVQFPQLKSIVISHMDNLSNIWTASPQETLTFDCLQIVHAWNCKSLKHLFPHWVATSLTQLMRLEVESCVIERIVSCGDDTPHFNIAQVLSPKLTSLYLHDMPQFQSSCPNLPTLNWPVLKELYVTHCDKLNMLSFATSMNSWVQRDDQQDLLDQEAHSSFERDFPMLERLSLDDKNIQMIQDGKFPKNFFGKPEALTLACFHDEKAIFPLKFLLERFQNLQSLVIFCSSFEEIFPDEWLVDEGKHSVLGNLRELKLNKLHNLKSVWREDSLMSKILQRIETFEVWDCPCLTTIFPTVTSFQNLTKLVVKNSSGLVHLVTASIVTNLVNLTWMTIIGCERMKEVVANDGNGEGKVISFGKLSQLTLQHLPSLECFSSIPSCIFKFPSLSSITVNDCPKMKTFSKGTLSNQRPWFVSLFGYYMLEEWGEVVDLNTTIQKLSA, from the exons ATGAGTAAAGAAATG GTCAAGGTTGTTGGGATTAAGTTTATGCGGTTATTTGAGTTCCCCGAGTTGATTAGAAAATGGCATAGCGAATTGAATCCCCTCAAGTCATATTGGCAATTACAAACACTAATTGTGGATAAATGTCCAtcatttattaatgttattccATCCAAATTGATGCTTGCTTTAGAAGAAATGAGAAGCTTGCAAGTGGGCAATTGCGAGTCTTTGGAAGAAATATTTGATCTTGAGGGGCTTGATCCTGACAAAAGCACTCAAGTGTTGCCTGGGCTAtggaatataaatttgattaatttaccAAAGTTGAGGCAATTATGGAACAAAGATCTCCAAGGGATGATGTGCTTCAATTCTCTATATTCTCTAACCCTCTATAAATGCAACAACTTGAGACACGTTTTTGTTTCATCGATGGCTCGGTGCCTTGCTAATATACGGAGGATGAAAATAAAGGGGTGTGGTCAGATGGAAGGAGTGatcaaagatgaagaaggactGGGAAGTGCAGTAGAGAAGATTACATTCTTGAAGCTTACATCGATACAACTGAAACACTTGCCCAATTTAACTAGTTTCTTATCAGGGAAGAATCCTACACTGGATTGTCCTAAAATGGAATATCTTAACATTGCCCATTGCCCCCAAATGAGAAGTTTAACTTGGCAGTCTTCAGTGGATATTGACCATGGCACCTCTTCACTTTTCACTCCACAG GTACAATTTCCTCAACTTAAGTCAATCGTTATCTCCCATATGGACAATCTAAGCAATATATGGACCGCCAGTCCTCAAGAAACTCTCACGTTTGACTGTTTACAAATAGTGCATGCCTGGAACTGTAAGAGCCTCAAACATCTATTTCCACATTGGGTGGCTACAAGTCTGACCCAACTTATGCGACTTGAAGTGGAGTCTTGTGTGATCGAGAGAATAGTCTCTTGTGGAGATGACACTCCACACTTTAACATTGCTCAAGTTCTTTCCCCGAAACTAACCTCCCTATATTTACATGATATGCCACAATTCCAGAGCTCTTGTCCTAACTTGCCCACTTTGAATTGGCCAGTCTTGAAGGAACTATATGTGACTCACTGTGACAAACTAAACATGTTGTCCTTTGCAACATCCATGAACAGTTGGGTTCAAAGAGATGATCAACAGGACCTTTTAGACCAAGAAGCACACTCTTCATTTGAGAGG GACTTTCCCATGTTagaaagactttcattagacgataaaaatattcagatgatacaagatggaaaatttcccaaaaacttCTTTGGCAAGCCAGAAGCACTAACATTGGCATGCTTTCATGATGAAAAGGCCATTTTTCCTCTCAAATTCCTCCTAGAGAGATTTCAGAATCTACAAAGTCTTGTGATCTTCTGTAGCTCCTTTGAAGAAATATTCCCTGATGAATGGCTTGTTGACGAGGGAAAACATTCAGTGCTTGGAAATTTAAGAGAACTTAAGTTAAACAAGCTACACAACCTAAAGAGTGTGTGGAGAGAAGACTCTTTAATGTCAAAAATTCTTCAGCGCATTGAGACATTTGAGGTTTGGGATTGTCCCTGTTTGACAACAATATTTCCGACTGTGACATCCTTCCAAAATCTAACGAAGTTAGTGGTGAAAAATTCCTCTGGATTGGTACATCTAGTAACAGCTTCAATAGTCACAAATTTGGTGAATCTTACTTGGATGACTATAATAggatgtgaaagaatgaaagaagtagTGGCCAACGATGGAAACggagaaggaaaagtgatttcttttggGAAGCTAAGCCAGTTGACACTCCAACATTTGCCAAGTCTAGAATGCTTCTCTTCCATCCCGAGTTGCATCTTCAAGTTCCCATCATTGTCTAGTATTACAGTGAATGACTGCCCGAAAATGAAGACCTTTTCTAAGGGTACACTAAGCAACCAGAGACCATGGTTTGTGTCATTGTTCGGATACTACATGCTAGAGGAGTGGGGGGAGGTTGTTGATCTCAATACAACCATACAAAAGTTATCAGCATAA